A section of the Pleuronectes platessa chromosome 7, fPlePla1.1, whole genome shotgun sequence genome encodes:
- the actr6 gene encoding actin-related protein 6, whose amino-acid sequence MATLVLDNGANTAKIGFSHEAVRVISNCQFRSKTSRLKTFTANQLDEIKDPSGLFYILPFQKGYLVNWDVQRKVWDHLFGKEMFKVDFTDTSILITEPYFNFTSIQESMNEILFEEYQFQSALRTNAGSLSAHHYFHTRPSELCCLLVDSGFSFTHIVPYCRSRKMKEGVRRINVGGKLLTNHLKEIISYRQLHVMDETHVINQVKEDVCYVSQNFCKDMEVAQNKAEENTVMVDYVLPDFSSIKKGFCKPREEMMFTGKYKTGEQILRLVNERFAVPEMLFHPSDIGIQEMGIPEAVVHSIQSLPEEMQPHFYQNIVLTGGNTLFPGYRQRLEAELRSLVPAHLPVSVLQPADPICYSWEGGKLLAHNPDYDEMVVTREDYEEHGHCVCEDKFDL is encoded by the exons ATGGCGACGTTAGTTCTGGACAACGGAGCGAACACCGCGAAGATCGGGTTCAGCCACGAGGCGGTCAG AGTCATCTCCAACTGTCAGTTCCGCTCCAAGACCTCCAGGTTGAAAACCTTCACGGCCAATCAGCTGGACGAGATCAAGGATCCTTCCGGTCTCTTCTACATCCTTCCCTTCCAGAAG GGTTACCTGGTCAACTGGGATGTCCAGAGGAAAGTGTGGGATCATCTGTTTGGAAAAGAGATGTTCaag GTGGATTTTACAGACACCAGCATCCTCATCACGGAGCCTTACTTCAACTTCACCTCCATCCAGGAGTCGATGAACGAGATCCTGTTCGAGGAGTATCAGTTCCAGTCGGCGCTGAGGACAAACG CCGGCTCGCTCAGCGCTCATCACTACTTCCACACCAGACCCTCGGAGCTGTGCTGCCTCCTGGTGGACAGCGgcttctccttcacacacaTCGTGCCCTACTGCCGCAGCAGGAAGATGAAGGAGGGGGTGCGCAG GATCAACGTGGGAGGGAAGCTGCTGACCAATCACCTGAAAGAGATCATTTCATATCG TCAGCTACACGTGATGGATGAAACTCATGTGATCAACCAGGTGAAGGAAGACGTCTGCTACGTCTCACAGAACTTCTGTAAGGACATGGAGGTGGCACA AAACAAGGCGGAGGAAAATACTGTGATGGTGGATTATGTCCTTCCGGATTTCAGCTCCATTAAAAAAGGCTTCTGCAAG CCTCGGGAGGAGATGATGTTCACTGGAAAGTATAAGACAGGAGAGCAGATCCTGAGGCTGGTCAACGAGCGCTTCGCTGTTCCTGAGATGCTCTTTCACCCGTCAGACATCGGCATCCAGGAGATGGGCATCCCAGAGGCCGTGGTCCACTCCATCCAGTCTTTGCCAGAAG AGATGCAGCCCCACTTCTACCAGAACATCGTCCTGACGGGAGGAAACACCTTGTTCCCCGGCTACAGGCAGCGACTGGAGGCCGAGCTGCGGTCGCTGGTCCCGGCTCATCTCCCCGTGTCCGTCCTGCAGCCTGCAGA TCCCATCTGTTACTcgtgggagggagggaagctCCTGGCCCACAACCCAGACTATGACGAGATGGTGGTGACCAGAGAGGACTATGAAGAACACGGACACTGTGTTTGTGAAGACAAGTTTGACCTTTGA
- the si:ch211-59o9.10 gene encoding E3 ubiquitin-protein ligase RLIM yields the protein MDEPVPTSPCSSEPDSPGGLNRGCLLDPADLLYHELSVIVPETPSPQLGKRRRRGPITEERFSPLAGGGLWGRPEPSLSEQGSKRRRLAAAMGNRRVLFVPASSLRAIPPGNPLSTATCFSSSSSSSSSSSSSSFLTPALEEGEVSLTVPGSPGEVRPGSLSQLRRRSLTPAPSSSSSSSSLPASDSLSFLTAEERRWLNGGATPAAVEEIIISDDDEGMVRAVQMEEDESFAQSLQAQFDREEVHSRHQHHQLHQQLHQQSHHRFYSHMEPSWMSHVLAAVTPPAGFEEGLMGQQRGRGRSRGRNAMPEDPQGNDYEALLAFEERQGAVVSNKLTRRQIQRFPTKTFQSAHSAGNTKCQICFCEYTEREKLRMLPCFHDYHVQCIDRWLKDNTTCPICRVNLADADCSAPPSL from the exons ATGGACGAGCCGGTACCCACCAGCCCCTGCTCGTCGGAGCCGGACAGTCCCGGAGGACTGAACCGGGGATGTCTGCTCGACCCGGCGGACCTGCTGTACCACGAGCTGTCCGTCATCGTCCCGGAGACCCCGAG TCCACAGCTCGGCAAACGGAGAAGACGTGGGCCAATCACAGAGGAACGTTTCAGTCCT CTGGCGGGGGGGGGCTTGTGGGGACGACCAGAACCATCGCTCAGTGAACAAGGGTCCAAACGCAGGCGGCTGGCAGCAGCCATGGGAAACCGGAGGGTTCTGTTTGTTCCTGCTTCATCTCTGAGAGCTATTCCTCCGGGCAACCCGCTGTCGACTGCAACCTGtttctcatcctcttcatcgtcatcttcatcgtcatcttcctcctccttcctcactCCAGCGTTAGAGGAGGGTGAGGTGTCTTTGACGGTGCCAGGTTCCCCAGGAGAAGTCAGACCTGGTTCTCTCAGCcagttgaggaggaggagtttgacTCCAgctccctcgtcctcctcgtcctcctcgtcgcTGCCGGCCTCGGACTCTCTGTCCTTCCTGacggcagaggagaggagatggctGAACGGAGGAGCCACTCCAGCAG CAGTGGAGGAGATCATCATCAGTGACGATGACGAGGGCATGGTGCGCGCGGTGCAGATGGAGGAAGATGAGTCGTTTGCACAGAGCCTGCAG GCCCAGTTCGACCGAGAGGAGGTGCACAGCagacaccagcaccaccagctccaccagcagctccaccagcagAGCCACCACAGG TTTTATTCCCACATGGAACCCAGCTGGATGTCCCACGTGCTGGCTGCAGTGACCCCCCCTGCTGGCTTTGAAGAAG GTCTGATGGGTCAGCAGAGAGGACGGGGGCGGAGCCGAGGGAGGAACGCCATGCCCGAGGACCCTCAGGGAAACGACTACGAG GCTCTTCTGGCGTTCGAGGAACGTCAAGGAGCCGTTGTGTCGAACAAGTTGACGCGAAGGCAAATCCAGAGATTTCCCACCAAAACCTTCCAGTCGGCCCACAGCGCTGGGAACACTAA GTGCCAGATCTGTTTCTGTGAATACACCGAGCGGGAGAAGCTGAGGATGCTGCCGTGTTTCCATGACTATCACGTCCAGTGTATCGACCGGTGGTTGAAG GATAACACCACCTGTCCCATCTGCAGAGTGAACCTGGCTGATGCTGACTGCTCCGCCCCCCCGAGCCTCTGA
- the lyrm5b gene encoding LYR motif-containing protein 5B, protein MANPLRAEVVRLYKNLLYLGREYPKGSDYFRDRLRSAFTKNKLVQDPAQIQEMIARGEYVARELEALYYLRKYRAMKKRYYEE, encoded by the exons ATGGCCAACCCACTGAGAGCTGAAGTGGTTCGACTCTATAAAAAC CTCCTCTACCTCGGCCGGGAGTATCCCAAAGGAAGCGACTACTTCAGAGACCGGCTGAGATCTGCGTTCACCAAGAACAAGCTGGTCCAGGACCCGGCGCAGATCCAGGAGATGATCGCCCGAGGGGAGTACGTGGCCCGAGAGCTGGAGGCGCTGTACTACCTGAGGAAATACAGAGCCATGAAGAAACGCTACTACGAGGAGTAG
- the nedd1 gene encoding protein NEDD1: MEEMSRLVSTGDCVKIWDSGSMAPLEQFNPHSTGHPVAQAFWGSNNHYLVTSSSSGDKLVVSSLKSTPVPLVELGEGKKQTRVCLSSSSQFLVSGGLDHCVHLWDLKTKRLHRSLKDHREEVTCVSFNSNDSFIASGSTSGDLVLHSLTTNQSSKAFGHGSNQPIHDLKLSLLKRSLLGSVSDSGSVVLWDSNTQKELHGFDCAHKAPGTGLAFSPASELLVVSVGLDKKIVCYDTASKIVLRSIRVDSPLTSVDFTPDGTGLVVGSTQGKIYQYDLRNSSTPTRITGAHKTSVTCLRFQSNTSRHKSSKLGTTKISSTKRSSTRVSSSQPDPAPYPGPTPHRQVTSTGGADADVMFREAEGHQGTEPLPAVEKMSSVGRNSLDVFSPVRDDLRTQGTTGETPFGRTHVTSLEMLSREGEGLQVVGRASLDIFSPVREDSHSGASSHRKTPLVATAGRCYSPLSVFQTPPIKEEEPITAAAEEPCDSRKSEEASSCSLEGEVQSPPPDAQRTNPCQPAPPFFTPEPSLRRANGIQAQLSYDSPVHEAPPTTAAGPALSAAASASLSQNIAEVVGQGGAAPLSSLQIHFIQNMIHETLEDFRDTCHRDVVNLQVEMVRQFYIQLNEIHGLIEKYSVNESLVEEIEKLREENRRLKTNY; the protein is encoded by the exons ATGGAGGAGATGAGCCGCCTGGTGTCCACAGGAGACTGTGTGAAGATCTGGGATTCGGGTTCCATGGCACCGCTGGAGCAGTTCAACCCTCACAGCACCGGCCACCCGGTGGCCCAGGCCTTCTGGGGCTCCAACA ACCATTACCTGGTCACTTCCAGCAGCAGCGGAGACAAACTGGTGGTTTCCAGCCTCAAGTCGACTCCGGTGCCACTGGTGGAACTGGGAGAGGGG AAAAAGCAGACCCGTGTGTGTCTGAGCTCCTCGTCTCAGTTCCTGGTGAGTGGAGGTCTGGATCACTGCGTCCACCTGTGGGACCTGAAGACCAAGAGACTGCACCGCTCCCTCAAG GACCACAGAGAAGAGGTGACCTGTGTGTCCTTCAACTCCAACGACAGCTTCATCGCCTCCGGCTCCACCAGTGGAGAtctggtcctccacagtctCACCACCAACCAGTCCAGCAAAGCCTTCGGCCACGGCAGCAACCAG CCCATCCATGACCTGAAGCTCTCCCTGCTGAAGCGCTCCCTGCTGGGCAGTGTGTCGGACAGTGGCAGCGTGGTCCTGTGGGACTCCAACACCCAGAAGGAGCTCCATGGTTTCGACTGCGCCCACAAGGCCCCGGGCACGGGCCTGGCCTTCTCCCCGGCCAGCGAGCTGCTGGTGGTCAGCGTCGGTCTGGACAAGAAGATCGTCTGCTACGACACCGCCAGCAAGAT CGTGCTCAGGTCCATCCGGGTGGACAGTCCTCTGACCTCGGTGGACTTCACTCCAGACGGGACCGGTCTGGTGGTCGGATCCACTCAGGGGAAGATCTACCAGTACGACCTGAGGAACTCCAGCACCCCCACCAGGATCACCGGTGCACATAAAACCTCCGTCACATGTCTCCGCTTCCAGAGCAACACCAGCAGACACAAG tCCAGTAAACTGGGCACCACCAAGATTTCCAGTACGAAAAGATCCTCAACCAGAGTTTCCAGCAGTCAGCCCGACCCCGCCCCTTACCCAGGCCCCACCCCCCACAGACAGGTGACAAGTACAG ggggcgctgacGCAGACGTGATGTTCCGGGAAGCTGAGGGTCATCAGGGGACAGAGCCGCTTCCAGCTGTGGAGAAGATGAGCAGCGTTGGACGAAACAGTCTGGACGTCTTCTCTCCTGTACGAGACG ACCTGAGGACTCAGGGGACGACCGGGGAGACGCCGTTTGGACGAACACACG TAACCAGTCTGGAGATGTTGTCCAGAGAAGGGGAGGGTCTGCAGGTCGTGGGTCGGGCCAGTCTGGACATCTTCTCCCCCGTCAGAGAAG ATTCTCATTCAGGTGCCAGCTCTCATCGTAAAACCCCCCTGGTGGCCACTGCAGGTCGGTGCTACAGCCCACTGTCTGTCTTCCAGACCCCCCCAATCAAAGAAGAAGAGCCAATCACTGCTGCAGCGGAGGAACCTTGTGACTCCAGGAAG TCTGAAGAGGCCAGCAGCTGCAGTCTGGAGGGGGAGGTCCAGAGCCCGCCTCCAGACGCCCAGCGGACCAATCCCTGCCAGCCGGCCCCTCCCTTCTTCACACCAGAGCCCAGCCTCCGGAGAGCCAATGGTATTCAGGCTCAGCTGAGTTATGACTCACCTGTCCACGAAGCTCCGCCCACTACAGCCGCAG GTCCTGCTCTGTCTGCCGCTGCCTCCGCCTCGCTCTCCCAGAACATCGCTGAGGTGGTCGGACAGGGAggagctgctcctctctcctccctccagatCCACTTCATCCAGAACATGATCCATGAAACCCTGGAGGACTTCAG GGACACCTGTCACAGAGACGTGGTCAACCTTCAGGTGGAGATGGTCCGACAGTTTTACATCCAGCTG AACGAAATCCACGGTCTGATCGAGAAGTATTCAGTGAACGAGTCTCTGGTGGAGGAGATCGAGAAGCTGAGGGAGGAGAACCGCCGCCTGAAGACCAACTACTGA
- the pclaf gene encoding PCNA-associated factor isoform X1: MVRTKADSVPGSYRKAVAAQAPRKSLGSSSANASSCSSQSSTPAKGKYAGGNVVCPRPTPTWQKGIGDFFGGPPRKPEKENQRPQETEDDEEAGGSGMSKATRKYVSYQVTLLINCSSEVWSWSRGLSST; this comes from the exons ATGGTGCGGACTAAAGCGGACAGTGTCCCCGGCTCCTACAGGAAAG CTGTTGCAGCTCAAGCTCCGAGGAAGTCTCTGGGTTCCAGTTCGGCCAACGCGTcgtcctgcagcagccagtcgTCCACCCCAG CTAAGGGCAAATATGCCGGTGGGAACGTGGTGTGCCCTCGCCCCACTCCGACCTGGCAGAAGGGCATCGGGGACTTCTTCGGCGGGCCCCCCCGGAAGCCCGAGAAGGAGAACCAGAGGCCCCAGGAGACCGAGGACGACGAGGAGGCCGGAGGCAGCGGGATGTCAAAGGCCACCAGGAAGTATGTTTCTTATCAGGTCACGTTGTTGATTAACTGCAGCTCCGAGGTCTGGTCCTGGAGCCGTGGGTTGAGTTCTACCTGA
- the pclaf gene encoding PCNA-associated factor isoform X2, which produces MVRTKADSVPGSYRKAVAAQAPRKSLGSSSANASSCSSQSSTPAKGKYAGGNVVCPRPTPTWQKGIGDFFGGPPRKPEKENQRPQETEDDEEAGGSGMSKATRKSRPLPADDEEDEA; this is translated from the exons ATGGTGCGGACTAAAGCGGACAGTGTCCCCGGCTCCTACAGGAAAG CTGTTGCAGCTCAAGCTCCGAGGAAGTCTCTGGGTTCCAGTTCGGCCAACGCGTcgtcctgcagcagccagtcgTCCACCCCAG CTAAGGGCAAATATGCCGGTGGGAACGTGGTGTGCCCTCGCCCCACTCCGACCTGGCAGAAGGGCATCGGGGACTTCTTCGGCGGGCCCCCCCGGAAGCCCGAGAAGGAGAACCAGAGGCCCCAGGAGACCGAGGACGACGAGGAGGCCGGAGGCAGCGGGATGTCAAAGGCCACCAGGAA GTCCAGGCCGCTGCCGGCtgacgatgaggaggatgaagccTGA
- the LOC128444235 gene encoding L-fucose kinase, which produces MCSRLRWTVVVLTCQHKDTVYSFQRELELRQQCGSLYEGALVLTVQDRQEPLGSGGATLNALLVAAEHLSSRAGHTVVTADVLDDAHILILHTGRDFPWSSCSRAFCWLPREKPDQKVQAPVCCLDLLLECLSTKICPGSPPGVWVCSTDMILSIPPDFALSWQGFSGVRVLALPGDISYAANHGVYLPDQQGQVRDIIYKGTKEQIEQALMPDGKVPLVSGPVFFSRSVSEKLLQTHVTPPLDGCTYLGLDSGAPPLQISLFLDVLKCLCLDLTQDQFVSEERAGCSSVAGPQGAMVRGGRTALWRILRGTPLRLVYVPGGCYDYLTLSGKQHVERLACDWTDRNTLSHIQRERGLSDGGRVINSVLEADVAVAAGAVVQHCHLQGPLDVPSGCLLSGLELSTSCSIRKLKMTNDIIIQGHRIDLGELKLNVYTVMGAQDDLEVFCDDSDASFLNQRWSDFFNRTGTQPEEIWVGGGQRSLLEARLFPVLHPRGGAVGLEGGVGWLLGGDGCLRWWREAWRLSLKEVLSLTRQEAELHWREELLFLAGRRRVFDALMSQTDICLLPCFKAAVLGGQQGALLETLDNIAGGCREQGAEPGAELGVAARCLSCIADVLVCMAGGKGGLRSGPAANEAWSPAYFLLEKGNLRDGVQALAKQRVDWLSRPDLLVRAARHYEGAGQVLLRQAVMSSQKFISIGQGEVPPIDQWQEVECPSRLDLAGGWSDTPPIAFEHGGSVTNAAVKIDGKRPIGARARRIAEPRLLLVSHTGGRDSEVSTETLCDSLEDLRDHCQPHAPGALLKAVCVVSDLVSLTSQHPLGDQLMQRWGGGVELHSWSALPTGSGLGTSSILAGALLAAVYRCTGRTYDTDCLIHAILYLEQILTTGGGWQDQVGGLVGGVKVGRSRTSLPLQVEVESLSPPDDFLVSLEQRLLLVYTGKTRLARNLLQDVIRNWYSRLPSMVQNARDLVANSEECARACSEGSLSTLGRCLTRSWQQKKLMAPGCEPASVRIMMEALRPLVLGQSLAGAGGGGFLYLLTQEPLQRQAVLQVLNNTPGLGDFSVHTVELDMDGITVLPPS; this is translated from the exons ATGTGCAGCAGGTTGAGGTGGACGGTGGTGGTCCTGACCTGCCAGCACAAAGACACTGTGTACTCCTTCCAGAGAG agctggaGCTGCGGCAGCAGTGTGGCTCTCTCTATGAGGGTGCGTTGGTTTTGACCGTGCAGGACCGCCAGGAGCCGCTGGGCAGCGGGGGGGCCACACTGAACGCCCTGCTGGTCGCTGCTGAACATCTGAGCAGCCGAGCCGGACACACT GTGGTGACAGCTGACGTCCTGGATGATGCTcacatcctcatcctccacacA GGTAGAGATTTTCCCTGGAGCTCCTGCAGCCGAGCGTTCTGCTGGTTACCTCGAGAGAAGCCCGACCAGAAGGTCCAGGCTCCGGTCTGCTGTctggacctgctgctggagtGTCTCAGTACCAAG aTCTGTCCTGGTTCACCTCCTGGTGTGTGGGTCTGCAGCACTGACATGATTCTCTCAATCCCTCCTGACTTTG ctCTTTCCTGGCAGGGCTTCTCTGGTGTTCGGGTTTTGGCGTTACCAGGGGACATCTCCTACGCAGCCAATCACGGAGTCTACCTGCCCGACCAACAG GGTCAAGTCAGAGACATCATCTACAAGGGGACAAAGGAGCAGATTGAACAAGCTCTGATGCCTGATGGGAAAGTCCCACTG GTGTCAGGTCCGGTCTTCTTCAGCAGGTCTGTGTCAGAGAAGTTGTTGCAGACTCACGTCACTCCTCCTCTCGATGGCTGCACTTACCTGGGCCTGGACTCTGGAGCTCCGCCCCTGCAG ATCTCTCTCTTCCTGGACGTCCTGAAGTGTCTCTGCTTGGATCTGACTCAGGATCAGTTTGTGAGTGAGGAGAGAGccggctgcagctctgttgctggACCACAGGGGGCGATGGTGAGGGGTGGCAGGACGGCGCTGTGGAGGATCCTAAGAGGGACTCCGCTCAGACTGG TCTACGTCCCCGGCGGATGCTACGACTACCTGACTCTTTCTGGGAAGCAGCACGTGGAGCGTCTGGCCTGTGATTGGACGGACAGGAACACGCTGTCTCACATCCAG agagagagagggctcaGTGACGGAGGTCGGGTGATCAACAGCGTTCTGGAGGCAGACGTGGCTGTGGCAGCCGGAGCGGTGGTGCAGCACTGCCACCTACAG GGTCCTCTGGACGTCCCCTCAGGTTGTTTACTGTCGGGTCTCGAGCTGTCGACGTCATGCTCCATCAGGAAGCTGAAAATGACCAATGACATCATCATCCAGGGACATCGCATTGATCTGGGCGAGTTGAAGCTGAACGTCTACACAGTGATGGGAGCGCAGGACGACCTGGAG gtctTCTGTGATGACAGCGACGCCTCCTTCCTTAACCAGAGATGGAGCGACTTCTTCAACAGGACAGGAACACA gccGGAGGAGATATGGGTGGGAGGAGGGCAGCGGTCCCTCCTGGAGGCCCGTCTCTTCCCGGTGCTCCACCCCAGGGGGGGCGCTGTGGGTCTGGAGGGAGGTGTTGGCTGGCTGCTGGGGGGAGACGGCTGCCTGCGCTGGTGGAGGGAGGCGTGGAGGCTGTCGTTAAAGGAAGTGCTGTCACTCACCCGCCAGGAGGCGGAGCTGCATTGGAGGGAGGAGTTACTGTTTCTGGCCGGGAGGCGGAGAGTGTTTGACGCCCTGATGAGTCAGACAGACATCTGCCTGCTGCCATGCTTCAAGGCAGCGGTGCTGGgaggccagcagggggcgctcctGGAGACACTGGACAATA TTGCAGGAGGTTGCAgggagcagggggcggagcctgggGCAGAGCTGGGCGTGGCTGCTCGCTGTCTCTCCTGCATCGCTGATGTGTTGGTGTGTATGGCGGGGGGGAAGGGAGGTCTGAGGAGTGGACCTGCTGCTAACGAGGCCTGGAGCCCCGCCTACTTCCTGTTGGAGAAGGGTAACCTGAGGGACGGAGTCCAGGCCCTGGCTAAACAGAGAGTTGATTGGCTGAGTAG GCCGGACCTGCTGGTTCGTGCGGCGCGGCACTACGAGGGGGCGGGTCAGGTGCTGCTACGAcaggctgtgatgtcatcacagaAGTTCATCTCTATTGGTCAGGGTGAAGTCCCGCCCATTGATcagtggcaggaagtggagTGTCCGTCCAGACTGGACTTGGCAG GCGGGTGGAGTGACACTCCTCCCATCGCCTTCGAGCACGGCGGCTCTGTGACCAACGCTGCAGTGAAGATCGATGGGAAACGCCCCATCGGTGCCAGAGCCCGTCGCATCGCAGAGCCCCGCCTCCTGCTGGTCAGCCACACGGGGGGGAGGGACAGTGAGGTCTCCACAGAAACACTGTGTGACAGCCTGGAGGACTTGAGGGACCACTGTCAACCCCACGCCCCCG gAGCCCTACTGAAGGCGGTGTGTGTGGTCAGCGACCTGGTGTCTCTCACCTCCCAGCATCCTCTGGGGGATCAGCTGATGcagaggtgggggggaggggtggaGCTCCACAGCTGGTCGGCGCTGCCCACTGGATCTGGACTGG GTACCAGCAGTATCCTGGCGGGGGCGCTGTTGGCTGCTGTCTACAGGTGCACCGGTCGAACCTACGACACAGACTGCCTCATCCACGCCATCCTGTACCTGGAGCAGATTCTCACCACAG gaggaggttGGCAGGATCAGGTGGGAGGTCTGGTGGGCGGAGTAAAGGTTGGTCGCTCTAGAACATCTCTGCCCCTGCAGGTGGAGGTTGAAAGTCTGAGTCCTCCAGATGACTTCTTGGTTTCTCTGGagcagcgcctcctgctggtgtACACAGGAAAAACCCGCCTGGCTCGAAACCTGCTGCAG GATGTGATTCGTAACTGGTACAGTCGTCTGCCCTCAATGGTCCAGAACGCTCGGGACCTCGTGGCCAATTCAGAGGAATGTGCCAGAGCCTGTTCAGAGG gctCTCTGTCCACACTGGGTCGGTGTCTGACCCGCTCGTGGCAGCAGAAGAAGCTGATGGCTCCTGGTTGTGAGCCGGCCTCTGTGAGGATCATGATGGAGGCTCTGAGGCCACTGGTCCTGGGTCAGAGTCTGGCCGGTGCCGGGGGCGGGGGGTTCCTCTACTTGCTGACCCAGGAGCCTTTGCAGCGGCAGGCGGTGCTGCAGGTCCTCAACAACACACCG GGACTGGGAGACTTCAGCGTTCACACAGTGGAGCTGGACATGGACGGGATTACAGTCCTGCCCCCGTcctga